One window of Lemur catta isolate mLemCat1 chromosome 3, mLemCat1.pri, whole genome shotgun sequence genomic DNA carries:
- the C3H1orf56 gene encoding protein MENT — protein MVPAASVLLWALLLSLGSWAAGAQDQTQTPTGTQVSFSFDGPLTRNYRRTARTRLPRRTRITLEDENDATANADRLAGPAAAELLASTVSTRDSGSSVYGDGSLEEGVVINARKNKISLPTPGATRHTAGGSTTTFVANDQEPEIRLISSLPRSTSTSQEDPLLSEATTLSQWSTAGSTPSRWPSPSRTAMPPPEDLRLVLMPWGPWHCHCKSGTMSRTRSGKLQGLSGRLRVGALSQLRTEHRPCTYQQCPCNRLREECPLDSGFCSDASCASHTTTTTTTTPPFPSIQARRRPIMPPPTPSPSPELTFWKRVRIGLEDIWNSLSSVFTEMQPIDRNRR, from the exons ATGGTCCCCGCTGCCAGCGTGCTGCTCTGGGCCCTGCTGCTCAGTCTGGGGTCCTGGGCGGCGGGGGCCCAAGACCAGACCCAGACTCCGACCGGGACGCAGGTCAGTTTCAGCTTCGACGGTCCCCTGACCCGCAACTACCGGAGGACCGCCCGGACCCGTCTTCCCCGGAGGACAAGGATAACTCTGGAGGATGAGAATGACGCCACGGCCAACGCCGACCGCCTGGCAGGCCCAGCAGCTGCTGAGCTCTTGGCCTCCACGGTGTCCACAAGGGACAGCGGGTCGTCTGTGTATGGCGATGGGTCTTTGGAAGAGGGGGTTGTGATTAATGCCAGAAAGAATAAGATCAGCCTACCAACGCCAGGTGCCACTCGCCATACAGCGGGGGGTTCCACCACGACGTTTGTAGCTAATGACCAGGAACCCGAAATTAGGCTAATTTCAAGCCTGCCTCGCTCTACCTCAACGTCCCAAGAGGACCCGCTGCTCTCCGAGGCCACCACCCTGAGCCAGTGGTCGACAGCTGGGTCCACCCCAAGTCGGTGGCCATCACCCTCACGCACAGCCATGCCACCCCCCGAGGATCTGCGTCTGGTGCTGATGCCCTGGGGCCCGTGGCACTGCCACTGCAAGTCAGGCACCATGAGCCGGACCAGGTCCGGGAAGCTGCAAGGCCTTTCCGGGCGCCTTCGAGTTGGGGCGCTGAGCCAACTCCGGACGGAGCACAGACCTTGCACCTACCAGCAATGTCCCTGCAACCGACTTCGGGAGGAGTGTCCCCTGGACTCAGGTTTCTGTTCTGACGCCAGCTGTGCCTctcacaccaccaccaccaccaccaccacccccccctTCCCCAGCATCCAGGCTAGACGCCGACCCATAATGccgcccccaacccccagccctaGCCCCGAGCTGACTTTTTGGAAACGGGTCAGGATTGGCCTGGAGGATATTTGGAATAGCCTCTCTTCAGTGTTCACAGAGATGCAACCA ATAGACAGAAACCGGAGGTAA